One stretch of Mangifera indica cultivar Alphonso chromosome 9, CATAS_Mindica_2.1, whole genome shotgun sequence DNA includes these proteins:
- the LOC123224774 gene encoding thioredoxin H2, translated as MGSFLSSLFGEGSDGKNASTSSETPAIIAFHSSERWQLHFNGCKDSTQLLVIDFAASWCGPCKFMEPAVQEMANKFSDVQFAKIDVDELSDVAQEFNVQAMPTFVLMKQGKELDRVVGARKDELEKKIVKYRGRT; from the exons ATGGGATCTTTTCTATCAAGCTTGTTTGGAGAAGGATCAGATGGTAAGAATGCATCAACATCATCAGAAACTCCTGCTATTATCGCTTTTCATTCTTCAGAAAGGTGGCAGCTCCACTTCAATGGCTGTAAAGATTCTACCCAACTG CTGGTTATAGATTTTGCTGCAAGTTGGTGCGGCCCCTGCAAATTTATGGAGCCAGCAGTACAGGAGATGGCTAATAAATTTTCTGATGTTCAGTTTGCCAAAATTGATGTAGACGAACTATCT GATGTGGCACAGGAATTTAATGTGCAGGCAATGCCTACATTTGTGTTGATGAAGCAAGGGAAGGAACTGGATAGGGTGGTTGGGGCCAGGAAGGATGAGCTTGAGAAGAAGATTGTGAAGTACAGAGGACGAACTTGA
- the LOC123224771 gene encoding serine/threonine-protein kinase PBL34-like isoform X4 codes for MGLSQTVKVKNWEVHSSSNNNKLRKVKKKIKDGAEKEDEVGCWIRFRILESCMPSRSEVDSSMSGTSVNYANKSPNEKRRNLPVVPVSSTTTSNAESTSSTPKFSEELKIASQLRKFTFNNLRLATRNFRPESLLGEGGFGCVFKGWVEENGTAPVKPGTGLTVAVKTLNHDGLQGHKEWLAEVNFLGNLLNPNLVKLVGYCIEDDQRLLVYEFMPRGSLENHLFRRSLPLPWSIRMKIALGAAKGLAFLHEEAEKPVIYRDFKTSNILLDADYNAKLSDFGLAKDAPEEGKTHVSTRVMGTYGYAAPEYVMTGHLTSKSDVYSFGVVLLEMLTGRRSMDKNRPNGEHNLVEWARPHFGDKRRFYQLLDPRLEGHFSIKGSQKAAQLAAQCLSRDPKSRPRMSEVVEALKPLPNLKDMASSSSYLQSLPADHNRSIRNSNNGIRTQVGFITRNGQPPMRSLSNPNGLASPYHHSHPSPKPNGKK; via the exons ATGGGTTTGAGTCAGACTGTAAAGGTTAAGAACTGGGAAGTGCATAGtagtagtaataataataaattaagaaaggTGAAAAAGAAGATCAAAGATGGAGctgaaaaagaagatgaagttgGGTGTTGGATTAGGTTCAGGATTCTAGAGAGTTGCATGCCTTCAAGGTCAGAAGTTGATAGTTCCATGAGTGGTACTAGTGTCAACTATG CTAATAAATCTCCaaatgagaaaagaagaaaccTACCAGTTGTTCCTGTGTCGTCTACAACCACAAGTAATGCAGAAAGTACTTCATCCACTCCGAAATTCAGTGAGGAGCTGAAGATTGCTTCTCAGCTTCGGAAGTTCACATTTAACAATCTTAGGTTAGCAACTAGGAATTTCAGACCAGAGAGTCTTCTAGGTGAAGGTGGGTTTGGTTGTGTCTTCAAAGGTTGGGTTGAGGAAAATGGGACTGCTCCTGTAAAACCTGGAACTGGGCTTACCGTTGCAGTTAAAACCCTAAATCATGATGGACTTCAGGGTCATAAAGAATGGCTA GCTGAAGTTAATTTCCTGGGCAACCTCCTCAATCCAAATTTGGTTAAATTGGTTGGTTATTGCATCGAAGACGATCAAAGGTTACTGGTATACGAGTTCATGCCTAGAGGGAGTTTGGAGAACCACCTCTTTAGAA GGTCCTTGCCTCTTCCTTGGTCTATCAGAATGAAGATTGCATTAGGTGCTGCAAAGGGCCTTGCCTTTCTTCACGAAGAAGCTGAAAAACCTGTGATATATCGTGATTTTAAAACATCGAACATTTTATTAGATGCA GATTACAATGCCAAACTCTCTGATTTTGGACTTGCCAAAGATGCTCCTGAGGAAGGTAAAACTCATGTATCCACTCGAGTAATGGGAACCTACGGTTATGCTGCTCCAGAATATGTGATGACAG GACATTTGACATCAAAGAGTGATGTCTATAGCTTTGGAGTGGTTTTACTGGAAATGCTGACTGGCAGAAGATCCATGGATAAAAACAGACCAAACGGGGAACACAATCTGGTGGAATGGGCAAGGCCACATTTTGGAGACAAGAGGAGGTTCTACCAATTATTAGACCCTCGCCTTGAAGGTCACTTTTCAATCAAAGGTTCTCAGAAAGCTGCCCAGCTGGCTGCCCAGTGCTTGAGTCGTGACCCCAAAAGCAGACCCCGGATGAGTGAAGTTGTGGAAGCATTGAAACCATTACCCAATCTCAAGGACATGGCCAGCTCTTCCTCTTACCTCCAATCTCTGCCAGCAGATCATAACAGGTCCATCCGGAATTCTAATAACGGCATTAGAACACAGGTAGGATTCATCACAAGGAACGGACAACCACCAATGAGAAGTCTATCCAATCCAAATGGTCTTGCGTCTCCGTATCATCATTCCCACCCATCACCAAAACCAAATGGTAAAAAATGA
- the LOC123224771 gene encoding serine/threonine-protein kinase PBL34-like isoform X3, whose amino-acid sequence MGLSQTVKVKNWEVHSSSNNNKLRKVKKKIKDGAEKEDEVGCWIRFRILESCMPSRSEVDSSMSGTSVNYAANKSPNEKRRNLPVVPVSSTTTSNAESTSSTPKFSEELKIASQLRKFTFNNLRLATRNFRPESLLGEGGFGCVFKGWVEENGTAPVKPGTGLTVAVKTLNHDGLQGHKEWLAEVNFLGNLLNPNLVKLVGYCIEDDQRLLVYEFMPRGSLENHLFRRSLPLPWSIRMKIALGAAKGLAFLHEEAEKPVIYRDFKTSNILLDADYNAKLSDFGLAKDAPEEGKTHVSTRVMGTYGYAAPEYVMTGHLTSKSDVYSFGVVLLEMLTGRRSMDKNRPNGEHNLVEWARPHFGDKRRFYQLLDPRLEGHFSIKGSQKAAQLAAQCLSRDPKSRPRMSEVVEALKPLPNLKDMASSSSYLQSLPADHNRSIRNSNNGIRTQVGFITRNGQPPMRSLSNPNGLASPYHHSHPSPKPNGKK is encoded by the exons ATGGGTTTGAGTCAGACTGTAAAGGTTAAGAACTGGGAAGTGCATAGtagtagtaataataataaattaagaaaggTGAAAAAGAAGATCAAAGATGGAGctgaaaaagaagatgaagttgGGTGTTGGATTAGGTTCAGGATTCTAGAGAGTTGCATGCCTTCAAGGTCAGAAGTTGATAGTTCCATGAGTGGTACTAGTGTCAACTATG CAGCTAATAAATCTCCaaatgagaaaagaagaaaccTACCAGTTGTTCCTGTGTCGTCTACAACCACAAGTAATGCAGAAAGTACTTCATCCACTCCGAAATTCAGTGAGGAGCTGAAGATTGCTTCTCAGCTTCGGAAGTTCACATTTAACAATCTTAGGTTAGCAACTAGGAATTTCAGACCAGAGAGTCTTCTAGGTGAAGGTGGGTTTGGTTGTGTCTTCAAAGGTTGGGTTGAGGAAAATGGGACTGCTCCTGTAAAACCTGGAACTGGGCTTACCGTTGCAGTTAAAACCCTAAATCATGATGGACTTCAGGGTCATAAAGAATGGCTA GCTGAAGTTAATTTCCTGGGCAACCTCCTCAATCCAAATTTGGTTAAATTGGTTGGTTATTGCATCGAAGACGATCAAAGGTTACTGGTATACGAGTTCATGCCTAGAGGGAGTTTGGAGAACCACCTCTTTAGAA GGTCCTTGCCTCTTCCTTGGTCTATCAGAATGAAGATTGCATTAGGTGCTGCAAAGGGCCTTGCCTTTCTTCACGAAGAAGCTGAAAAACCTGTGATATATCGTGATTTTAAAACATCGAACATTTTATTAGATGCA GATTACAATGCCAAACTCTCTGATTTTGGACTTGCCAAAGATGCTCCTGAGGAAGGTAAAACTCATGTATCCACTCGAGTAATGGGAACCTACGGTTATGCTGCTCCAGAATATGTGATGACAG GACATTTGACATCAAAGAGTGATGTCTATAGCTTTGGAGTGGTTTTACTGGAAATGCTGACTGGCAGAAGATCCATGGATAAAAACAGACCAAACGGGGAACACAATCTGGTGGAATGGGCAAGGCCACATTTTGGAGACAAGAGGAGGTTCTACCAATTATTAGACCCTCGCCTTGAAGGTCACTTTTCAATCAAAGGTTCTCAGAAAGCTGCCCAGCTGGCTGCCCAGTGCTTGAGTCGTGACCCCAAAAGCAGACCCCGGATGAGTGAAGTTGTGGAAGCATTGAAACCATTACCCAATCTCAAGGACATGGCCAGCTCTTCCTCTTACCTCCAATCTCTGCCAGCAGATCATAACAGGTCCATCCGGAATTCTAATAACGGCATTAGAACACAGGTAGGATTCATCACAAGGAACGGACAACCACCAATGAGAAGTCTATCCAATCCAAATGGTCTTGCGTCTCCGTATCATCATTCCCACCCATCACCAAAACCAAATGGTAAAAAATGA
- the LOC123224771 gene encoding serine/threonine-protein kinase PBL34-like isoform X1 produces MGLSQTVKVKNWEVHSSSNNNKLRKVKKKIKDGAEKEDEVGCWIRFRILESCMPSRSEVDSSMSGTSVNYAANKSPNEKRRNLPVVPVSSTTTSNAESTSSTPKFSEELKIASQLRKFTFNNLRLATRNFRPESLLGEGGFGCVFKGWVEENGTAPVKPGTGLTVAVKTLNHDGLQGHKEWLAEVNFLGNLLNPNLVKLVGYCIEDDQRLLVYEFMPRGSLENHLFRKGSLPLPWSIRMKIALGAAKGLAFLHEEAEKPVIYRDFKTSNILLDADYNAKLSDFGLAKDAPEEGKTHVSTRVMGTYGYAAPEYVMTGHLTSKSDVYSFGVVLLEMLTGRRSMDKNRPNGEHNLVEWARPHFGDKRRFYQLLDPRLEGHFSIKGSQKAAQLAAQCLSRDPKSRPRMSEVVEALKPLPNLKDMASSSSYLQSLPADHNRSIRNSNNGIRTQVGFITRNGQPPMRSLSNPNGLASPYHHSHPSPKPNGKK; encoded by the exons ATGGGTTTGAGTCAGACTGTAAAGGTTAAGAACTGGGAAGTGCATAGtagtagtaataataataaattaagaaaggTGAAAAAGAAGATCAAAGATGGAGctgaaaaagaagatgaagttgGGTGTTGGATTAGGTTCAGGATTCTAGAGAGTTGCATGCCTTCAAGGTCAGAAGTTGATAGTTCCATGAGTGGTACTAGTGTCAACTATG CAGCTAATAAATCTCCaaatgagaaaagaagaaaccTACCAGTTGTTCCTGTGTCGTCTACAACCACAAGTAATGCAGAAAGTACTTCATCCACTCCGAAATTCAGTGAGGAGCTGAAGATTGCTTCTCAGCTTCGGAAGTTCACATTTAACAATCTTAGGTTAGCAACTAGGAATTTCAGACCAGAGAGTCTTCTAGGTGAAGGTGGGTTTGGTTGTGTCTTCAAAGGTTGGGTTGAGGAAAATGGGACTGCTCCTGTAAAACCTGGAACTGGGCTTACCGTTGCAGTTAAAACCCTAAATCATGATGGACTTCAGGGTCATAAAGAATGGCTA GCTGAAGTTAATTTCCTGGGCAACCTCCTCAATCCAAATTTGGTTAAATTGGTTGGTTATTGCATCGAAGACGATCAAAGGTTACTGGTATACGAGTTCATGCCTAGAGGGAGTTTGGAGAACCACCTCTTTAGAA AAGGGTCCTTGCCTCTTCCTTGGTCTATCAGAATGAAGATTGCATTAGGTGCTGCAAAGGGCCTTGCCTTTCTTCACGAAGAAGCTGAAAAACCTGTGATATATCGTGATTTTAAAACATCGAACATTTTATTAGATGCA GATTACAATGCCAAACTCTCTGATTTTGGACTTGCCAAAGATGCTCCTGAGGAAGGTAAAACTCATGTATCCACTCGAGTAATGGGAACCTACGGTTATGCTGCTCCAGAATATGTGATGACAG GACATTTGACATCAAAGAGTGATGTCTATAGCTTTGGAGTGGTTTTACTGGAAATGCTGACTGGCAGAAGATCCATGGATAAAAACAGACCAAACGGGGAACACAATCTGGTGGAATGGGCAAGGCCACATTTTGGAGACAAGAGGAGGTTCTACCAATTATTAGACCCTCGCCTTGAAGGTCACTTTTCAATCAAAGGTTCTCAGAAAGCTGCCCAGCTGGCTGCCCAGTGCTTGAGTCGTGACCCCAAAAGCAGACCCCGGATGAGTGAAGTTGTGGAAGCATTGAAACCATTACCCAATCTCAAGGACATGGCCAGCTCTTCCTCTTACCTCCAATCTCTGCCAGCAGATCATAACAGGTCCATCCGGAATTCTAATAACGGCATTAGAACACAGGTAGGATTCATCACAAGGAACGGACAACCACCAATGAGAAGTCTATCCAATCCAAATGGTCTTGCGTCTCCGTATCATCATTCCCACCCATCACCAAAACCAAATGGTAAAAAATGA
- the LOC123224771 gene encoding serine/threonine-protein kinase PBL34-like isoform X2: MGLSQTVKVKNWEVHSSSNNNKLRKVKKKIKDGAEKEDEVGCWIRFRILESCMPSRSEVDSSMSGTSVNYANKSPNEKRRNLPVVPVSSTTTSNAESTSSTPKFSEELKIASQLRKFTFNNLRLATRNFRPESLLGEGGFGCVFKGWVEENGTAPVKPGTGLTVAVKTLNHDGLQGHKEWLAEVNFLGNLLNPNLVKLVGYCIEDDQRLLVYEFMPRGSLENHLFRKGSLPLPWSIRMKIALGAAKGLAFLHEEAEKPVIYRDFKTSNILLDADYNAKLSDFGLAKDAPEEGKTHVSTRVMGTYGYAAPEYVMTGHLTSKSDVYSFGVVLLEMLTGRRSMDKNRPNGEHNLVEWARPHFGDKRRFYQLLDPRLEGHFSIKGSQKAAQLAAQCLSRDPKSRPRMSEVVEALKPLPNLKDMASSSSYLQSLPADHNRSIRNSNNGIRTQVGFITRNGQPPMRSLSNPNGLASPYHHSHPSPKPNGKK, encoded by the exons ATGGGTTTGAGTCAGACTGTAAAGGTTAAGAACTGGGAAGTGCATAGtagtagtaataataataaattaagaaaggTGAAAAAGAAGATCAAAGATGGAGctgaaaaagaagatgaagttgGGTGTTGGATTAGGTTCAGGATTCTAGAGAGTTGCATGCCTTCAAGGTCAGAAGTTGATAGTTCCATGAGTGGTACTAGTGTCAACTATG CTAATAAATCTCCaaatgagaaaagaagaaaccTACCAGTTGTTCCTGTGTCGTCTACAACCACAAGTAATGCAGAAAGTACTTCATCCACTCCGAAATTCAGTGAGGAGCTGAAGATTGCTTCTCAGCTTCGGAAGTTCACATTTAACAATCTTAGGTTAGCAACTAGGAATTTCAGACCAGAGAGTCTTCTAGGTGAAGGTGGGTTTGGTTGTGTCTTCAAAGGTTGGGTTGAGGAAAATGGGACTGCTCCTGTAAAACCTGGAACTGGGCTTACCGTTGCAGTTAAAACCCTAAATCATGATGGACTTCAGGGTCATAAAGAATGGCTA GCTGAAGTTAATTTCCTGGGCAACCTCCTCAATCCAAATTTGGTTAAATTGGTTGGTTATTGCATCGAAGACGATCAAAGGTTACTGGTATACGAGTTCATGCCTAGAGGGAGTTTGGAGAACCACCTCTTTAGAA AAGGGTCCTTGCCTCTTCCTTGGTCTATCAGAATGAAGATTGCATTAGGTGCTGCAAAGGGCCTTGCCTTTCTTCACGAAGAAGCTGAAAAACCTGTGATATATCGTGATTTTAAAACATCGAACATTTTATTAGATGCA GATTACAATGCCAAACTCTCTGATTTTGGACTTGCCAAAGATGCTCCTGAGGAAGGTAAAACTCATGTATCCACTCGAGTAATGGGAACCTACGGTTATGCTGCTCCAGAATATGTGATGACAG GACATTTGACATCAAAGAGTGATGTCTATAGCTTTGGAGTGGTTTTACTGGAAATGCTGACTGGCAGAAGATCCATGGATAAAAACAGACCAAACGGGGAACACAATCTGGTGGAATGGGCAAGGCCACATTTTGGAGACAAGAGGAGGTTCTACCAATTATTAGACCCTCGCCTTGAAGGTCACTTTTCAATCAAAGGTTCTCAGAAAGCTGCCCAGCTGGCTGCCCAGTGCTTGAGTCGTGACCCCAAAAGCAGACCCCGGATGAGTGAAGTTGTGGAAGCATTGAAACCATTACCCAATCTCAAGGACATGGCCAGCTCTTCCTCTTACCTCCAATCTCTGCCAGCAGATCATAACAGGTCCATCCGGAATTCTAATAACGGCATTAGAACACAGGTAGGATTCATCACAAGGAACGGACAACCACCAATGAGAAGTCTATCCAATCCAAATGGTCTTGCGTCTCCGTATCATCATTCCCACCCATCACCAAAACCAAATGGTAAAAAATGA